The sequence below is a genomic window from Pseudomonas cannabina.
TCCTCTCGCAAGGGCAAATCCAAGACCTGAGCATTACCAGGGCTTGCCTGTTCATGGGTATTTCGCGTCAAGCGTATTACAAGCGTAATCGCGCTTTTGACGCGAAGGTCCGCCAAGACCAAGAGGTGGTGGACTTCGTCCTGGAAAAGCGGCGTCGCCAGCCCAGGCTGGGAACGCGCAAGCTGCACTACTTGATGAGCGTCGAAGCTCCTGCGTCGTTGTGCGTGGGTAGAGACCGTCTGTTTACCATCCTTCGTGATGCGCGCGAGCTGGTTCCGCGCAAACGGGCTTATCACAAGACCACTCATAGTCATCATCGCTTTCGCCGCCACCCCAACCTGCTCAAAGCAGGTCCTGAACAAGTCGTGGCCAATGGACCCGAACAGGTCTGGGTTGCAGACATCACCTATCTGCCTACACAGGAAAGCGTGGCCTATGTGAGCCTTGTGACAGATGCGTACTCACGCAAGATTGTTGGTCATCATGTGCATGAGAGCCTGCATACACAGTCGGTGATAAAGGCACTGGAAAAAGCGGTAGGAGAGCGAAAAACCGATCAGATGCTGATTCATCATTCAGATCGCGGTGCCCAGTACTGTTCCGACCTCTACCAACGTCTGCATACCAGGCATGAAATCCGGTGCTCGATGACTGATGGCTATGACTGTTACCAGAACGCTATGGCCGAGCGAATAAACGGAATTTTGAAGACCGAGTTTCTACTCCATCGGCCTAAAGACTTGGCAGATGCAGTGAAAATGGTGGATGAATCGGTGCAGATCTATAATGGGGAGCGACCGCACCTATCCCTGAAATACAAAACGCCCGACGCGGTGCATCGGGCGTTTTTGAGCGTGAAACAGGTGTAAACCTATTTCAGGACTAGACACGCTACACACAAAAGCCCGGCAGAGATGCCGGGCTTTTTGTTTCCCGATGGTTTTACGCTGTGGTGATTGCGAACGGAGCGATTACTTGCGGTCCGCAATCACCCCGATCAACACCAGCACTACCAACAGCACCGGCGCCAGGCTGTAGTTGTTGAACTGGCTGAGGCCGCGCACTACCCAAGGCGTGGCGTAGATCAATGCCGCGCCGCTGCCGACCGCGCAGAGCAGGGCGATGAGCGGGATGCGCAGGGCGCCGGTCATGCTGCTGATGCGCTGTTCGATCCAGCCTTTGATGTCTGCGCCGAACAGCACCAGCAGGCAGCCCACCAGTGCCAGGGCGATTTCCGAAAGATTGCTGCGACTCCAGCGCGAAACGGTGGCGAGCAAGTCGAGTACGAAATCCATGCAGGGTCCTTAGATCAGAAAGTATTGCAGCAAGTCATTGAGGAACAGCTGGCCTTGCGGCGTCGCGATCAGGCGTGCCGGATCTTCATGCAGCAGGCCTTTTTGTTCGGCTTGCCTGCGTGCCTCGGCGAGCGAATCGAGGCTTAGACCCGTCCTTTCCCGAAATAACGCAGCGTCCACACCATTTGTCAGTCGTAATGCGTTCATCAGAAATTCAAACGGCAATTCGTCCAGCGGCAACAGCTTTGAACCGGCCTGAAACGGTTTGTCCGGGTTCAGGTAATCCTTCGGCAAGCGGGTTTTCCAGGTACGAATAATGCGCCCGTCCGGATGGCTCAACTTGCCGTGTGCGCCCGCGCCGATGCCGATGAAATCACCGAACGCCCAGTAGTTGAGGTTATGCCGCGCCGGTTTACCGGATTGCGCATAGGCCGACACTTCGTACTGCGCGTAACCCTGAGTGGCCAGCAATTGCTGTCCGGTTTCCTGAATATCCCAAAGAATGTCGTCTTCAGGCAAAACCGGCGGCTGGTTCCAGAAGACGGTGTTGGGTTCCAGCGTCAGTTGATACCAGGACAGGTGCGTCGGCGCGAGGGCGATGGCCTGACGCAGGTCATCCAGCGCTTCATCCTGGGACTGGTCCGGCAGGCCGTGCATCAGGTCAAGGTTGAAGTTGTCGAAACCGGCCTG
It includes:
- the hemW gene encoding radical SAM family heme chaperone HemW, which gives rise to MTDDSPAQPLFLGESGFSSEGPRPALPNLPPLSLYIHIPWCVRKCPYCDFNSHTASPVLPEQEYVDALLADLDLDLPHVYGRELQSIFFGGGTPSLFSADALGRLLRGVEQRIRFASDIEITLEANPGTFEQAKFSAYRGLGINRLSIGIQSFQESKLKALGRIHNGDEAIRAADMARQAGFDNFNLDLMHGLPDQSQDEALDDLRQAIALAPTHLSWYQLTLEPNTVFWNQPPVLPEDDILWDIQETGQQLLATQGYAQYEVSAYAQSGKPARHNLNYWAFGDFIGIGAGAHGKLSHPDGRIIRTWKTRLPKDYLNPDKPFQAGSKLLPLDELPFEFLMNALRLTNGVDAALFRERTGLSLDSLAEARRQAEQKGLLHEDPARLIATPQGQLFLNDLLQYFLI
- a CDS encoding DUF3392 domain-containing protein; translation: MDFVLDLLATVSRWSRSNLSEIALALVGCLLVLFGADIKGWIEQRISSMTGALRIPLIALLCAVGSGAALIYATPWVVRGLSQFNNYSLAPVLLVVLVLIGVIADRK
- a CDS encoding IS3 family transposase (programmed frameshift); the protein is MRFTPSDLSSGGLNEFGQRRSQRDYTLAFKLSVVDQVEKGELSYKEAQRRYGIQGRSTVLVWLRKHGRQDWSQGASIREPRNRSMTEPTLPPTPEQRIKELEEQLVLSNQKAQFFEAVVNVLKNDYGVSIGKKATRQVLSQGQIQDLSITRACLFMGISRQAYYKRNRAFDAKVRQDQEVVDFVLEKRRRQPRLGTRKLHYLMSVEAPASLCVGRDRLFTILRDARELVPRKRAYHKTTHSHHRFRRHPNLLKAGPEQVVANGPEQVWVADITYLPTQESVAYVSLVTDAYSRKIVGHHVHESLHTQSVIKALEKAVGERKTDQMLIHHSDRGAQYCSDLYQRLHTRHEIRCSMTDGYDCYQNAMAERINGILKTEFLLHRPKDLADAVKMVDESVQIYNGERPHLSLKYKTPDAVHRAFLSVKQV